Genomic DNA from Pleurodeles waltl isolate 20211129_DDA chromosome 1_2, aPleWal1.hap1.20221129, whole genome shotgun sequence:
ctcactgaggctctgctaaccagaacctcagtggttatgctcactctgtacaaattgtcactaacaggctagtgaccaattttaccaatttacattggcttactagaacacccttataattccctggtatatggtactgaggtacccagggtattggggttccaggagatccctatgggctgcagcatttcttttgccacccatagggagctctgacaattcttacacaggcctgccgctgcagcctgagtgaaataacatccacgttatttcacagccattttacactgcacttaagtaacttataagtcacctatatgtctaacctttacctggtaaaggttaggtgccaagttacttagtgtgagggcaccctggcactagccaaggtgcccccacattgttcagggccaattccccggactttgtgagtgcagggacaccattacacgcgtgcactacatataggtcactacctatatgtagcttcacaatggtaactccgaatatggccatgtaacatgtctatgatcatggaattgccccctctatgccatcctggcatagttggcacaatcccatgatcccagtggtctgtagcacagaccctggtaatgccaaactgcctttcctggggtttcactgcagctgctgctgctgccaacccctcagacaggtttctgccctcctggggtcaaagtagctaaagacgactactgcaactctgtaacgctgatcctgccgccttctcggctgttttcctggtggtgcatgctgtgggggtagtctgcctcctctctgcagtagaagctcctaagaaatctcccgtgggtcgacggaatcttccccctgcaaccgcaggcaccaaagaactgcatcaccggtcccttgggtctcctctcagcacgacgagtgaggtcccttgaatccagcaactgtgtccaagtgactcccacagtccagtgactcttcagtccaagtttggtggaggtaagtccttgcctccccacgccagactgcattgctgggaaccacgacttttgcagctactccggcctctgtgcacttccggcggaaatcctttgtgcacagccaagcctgtgtccacggcactctaacctgcattgcacgactttctaagttggtctccggcgacgtgggactcctttgtgcaacttcgggtgagcactgtttaactcctctttgtagtgcctgttctggcacttctgcgggtgctgcctgcttctgagagggctccttgtcttgctcgatgccctctCTGTCcacagatgcaattggcgacatcctggtccctcctgggccacagcagcatccaaaaacactaaccgcacgacttgcagctagcaaggcttgttggcaatctttcagcgggaaaacacttctgcacgactctacacggtgtgggggatccatcctccaaaggggaagtctctagcccttgtcgttcctgcagaatcctcagcttctactgtccagtagcagcttctttgcacccacagctggcatttcctgggcatctgcccatctccgacgtgcttgtgacttttggacttggtccccttgttccacaggtaccctcgactggaaatccatcgttgttgcattgctggtttgtgtctttcctgcagaattcccctatcacgacttctttgtcctttggggaactttagtgcactttgcactcacttttcagggtcttggggtgggctatttttctaaccctcactattttctaatagtcccagcgaccctctacaaggtcacataggtttggggtccattcgtggttcgcattccacttttggagtatatggtttgtgttgcccctatccctatgtgtccccattgcatcctattgtaactatacattgtttgcactgttttctaagactatactgcatatttttggtattgtgtacatatatcttgtgtatatttgctatcctcatactgagggtacactctgagatactttggcatattgtcataaaaataaagtacctttatttttagtgtatctgtgtattgtgttttcttatgatattgtgcaagtgacactagtggtactgtaggagcttcactcgtctcctagttcagcctaagctgctctgctaagcttccattatctatcagcctatgctgctagacaccctatacactaataagggataactgggcctggtgcaaggtgcaagtaccccttggtactcactacaagccagtccagcctcctacacacataacaaacatactgaaaacatagggttttcactatgagcactgggccctggctagcaggatcccagtaagacagtgaaaacaccctgacatacactcacaaacaggccaaaagtgggggtaacaagggtagaaagaggctactttctcacacaacccccccccacccaaacgaaggacaataaggctaaccttggccagttgagactttattgtctaagtggtgataagtagagagtagctctgcaatagactggttactccctttatcatccactatatggttacttccctgtggggatgtaaaccaccctgtttgaagttttttagctaagcaacaatgtgaagatgtattttcagagtttctatcggtaagttttagtttagagcagtgggaattgtccactgaacctatttgtaatgatggaaatgccagacagggatgctgtctcagaaaagccatagctgggcaaaaacgttgtccatatggctggaagagagaacagggatgctgtttctcttgagttggagcagggcagggattctgtcctatgagctccacactagggcagggatgctgtcctaagtgttgtgaggcagtgcagggtttctgcactaatgtttctctgggagggttggagggatgctccatgttaactaaaatggtgctctttttctcaccaatgttagttatcccacagagaggtacttctacctcagggagtccagctttgccagctgatgattcccttggaacaggtgccaccccaggagagatttctctcaccacaggaatggtatcctgaatggtagggtggttaggggatactgtgataccctttttacctgttgatggagagggctcctgagttttcaggccttctctcctttgctttttcatttcagtagaaatgagagggaacaattcctcagggatgcccagcatggctgcatgggcataaaactctacatcagcccaacctgaggcctctaggtcattacctaagagacagtctacaggcaagctaggtgataccaccacctgcttagggccagtaactccaccccaactaaactgaattatagctaagggaagaaacttagtggagttatggacatcaatcatcttatactgttgtccaatgatgtgttgttcaggatgcactaggttttcagtcaccaaagtgatactggcacctgtgtccctgtaggccaaggcctcaacaccatttattgaaactgtctgcctgtacttatccattgtaaggggacaagcagccagtgtggcaaggccaatgccactaggtgtgacagaaactgtcttgggactaactaccccagtttctattatggacccataagtgaacccaactacacccttaacttgactgttgccagcagtcccaccactagtaccactactgctaggggcactagagcttgatgtattagtggtggtaggctcagggggtttacctggacaggacttatcccctggcctattgtaggaaagtaccatcttgcctggcatgttacccccatttttcactgtatatatgttgttttagttgtatgtgtcactgggaccctgtcatccagggccccagtgctcataagtgtgcctgaatgtgttacctgtgtagtgactaactgtctcactgaggctctgctaatcagaacctcagtggttatgctctctcatttctttcaaattgtcactaacaggctagtgaccaattttaccaatttacattggctactggaacacccttataattccctagtatatggtactgaggtacccagggtactggggttccaggagatccctatgggctgcagcatttcttttgccacccattgggagctctgacaattcttacacaggcctgccactgcagcctgagtgaaataacgtgcacgttatttcacaaccattttacactgcacttaagtaacttataagtcacctatatgtctaacctttacctggtaaaggttaggtgcaaagttacttagtgtgtgggcaccctggcactagccaaggtgcccccacattgttcagagccaattcactgaactttgtgagtgcggggacaccattacacgcgtgcactacatataggtcactacctatatgtagcttcacaatggtaactccgaatatggccatgtaacatgtctatgatcatggaattgccccctctatgccatcctggcatagttggcacaatcccatgatcccagtggtctgtagcacagaccctggtactgccaaactgcccttcctggggtttcactgcagctgctgccaacccctcagacaggcagctgccctcctggggtccagccaggcctggcccaggatggcagaacaaagaacttcctctgagagagggtgtgacaccctctgcctttggaaaatggtgtgaaggcaggggaggagtagcctcccccagcctctggaaatgctttcttgggcacagatgtgcccaattctgcataagccagtctacaccggttcagggaccccttagcccctgctctggcgcgaaactggacaaaggaaaggggagtgaccactcccctgacctgcacctcccctgggaggtgtccagagctcctccagtgtgctccagacctctgccatcttggaaacagaggtgctgctggcacactggactgctctgagtggccagtgccaccaggtgacgtcagagactcctgctgataggctccttcaggtgttagtagcctatcctctctcgaaggtagccaaaccctcttttctggctatttagggtctctgtctctggggaaactttagataacgaatgcaagagctcatccgagttcctctgcatctctctcttcaccttctgataaggaaacgactgctgaccgcgctggaagcctgcaaacctgcaacatagtagcaaagacgactactgcaactctgtaacgctgatcctgccgccttctcgactgttttcctgcttgtgcatgctgtgggggtagcctgcctcctctctgcaccagaagctccgaagaaatctcccgtgggtcgacggaatcttccccctgcaaccgcaggcaccaaaaagctgcattaccggtcccttgggtctcctctcagcatgacgagcgaggtccctcgaatccagcgactctgtccaaatgacccccacagtccagtgaatcttcagccccagtttggtggaggtaagtccttgcctcacctcgctgggctgcattgctgggaaccgcgactttgcagctactccggcccctgtgcacttccggcggaaatcctttgtgcacagccaagcctgggtccatggcactctaacctgcattgcacgactttctaagttggtctccggcgacgtgggactcctttgtgcaacttcggcgagcaccgtttcacgcatcctcgtagtgcctgtttctggcacttctccgggagctacctgcttcagtgagggctctttgtcttgctctacgtcccctctctcttcaggtccaatttgcgacctcctggtccctcctgggccccggcagcgtccaaaaacgccaaacgcacgatttgcgactagcaaggcttgttggcgtctttccggcgggaaaacacttctgcatgactctccaaggcgagagggatccgtccaccaaaggggaagtctctagccctttttgttcctgcagacacctcagcttcttctgtccagtcgaagcttctttgcccccgcagctggcatttcctgggcatctgcccatctccgacttgcttgtgacttttggacttggtccccttgttccacaggtaccctagattggaaatccacagttgttgcattgctggtttgtgtctttcctgcattattcctctaacacgactactttgtccttaggggaactttagtgcactttgcactcacttttcagggtcttggggatggttatttttctaactctcactattttctaatagtcccagcgaccctctacaaggtcacataggtttggggtccattcgtggttcgcattccacttttggagtatatggtttgtgttgcccctatccctatgtttccccattgcatcctattgtaactatacattgtttgcactgttttctaagactatactgcatatttttgctattgtgtatatatatcttgtgtatatttcctatcctctcactgagggtacactctaagatactttggcatattgtcataaaaataaagtacctttatttttagtataactgtgtattgtgttttcttatgatattgtgcatatgacactaggtggtactgtagtagcttcacacgtctcctagttcagcctaagctgctctgctaagctaccattatctatcagcctaagctgctagacaccctatacactaataagggataactgggcctggtgcaaggtgcaagtaccccttggtactcactacaagccagtccagcctcctacagggactcccccaggaaaagattcaggaaagaaacttcctagcctgcccattactagacaatctagcatagatggtaatgatgatgagccacaccatataaaaagtgttgtctcacatcatagcaaaagcatttattctcaccatactggtagtaatgtttctgttaaccaagctgttagggtggcttctgtaagggacaggtctccttctgttcattcccatcatagctctgtttctagaaatgtccctcccaccaaccctgatgacagaatgttagagagggaactcaataagttgagggtggaacaaaccagactgaagcttaaaaagcaacagctggatttggatagacagtcttttgaattagagaaggaaagacagaagttgggtttagatacccatggtggcagcagcagtattccccatagtcatcctgcaaaagagcacgattccaggaatctgcacaagatagttcccccttataaggagggggatgacattaacaagtggtttgctgcacttgagagggcctgtgttgtacaggatgtccctcaaaggcagtgggctgctatcctatggctatcatttactggaaaaggtagggataggctccttactgtgaaagaaaatgatgctaataatttccaagttcttaagaatgcactcctggatggttatggcttaaccactgaacagtacaggataaagttcagagagaccaaaaaggagtcttcacaagactgggttgatttcattgaccattcagtgaaggccttggaggggtggttacatggcagtaaagttactgattatgacagcctgtataacttgatcctgagagagcatattcttaataattgtgtgtctgatttgttgcaccagtacttggtggactctgatctgacctctccccaagaattgggaaagaaggcagacaaatgggtcagaacaagagtgaacagaaaagttcatacagggggtgacaaagatggcaacaaaaagaaggatggtaagtcttctgacaagggtggggacaaatctaaaaatgagtcttcatcaggcccacaaaaacactctggtgggggtggtgggtccaaatcctcctttaatcagaacaaggaaaagaaaccatggtgctatttatgtaaaataaaaggccattggacaacagatcccagttgtccaaagaaaggcaccaagcctcctaccactacaacccctactgctacacctagtgtccctactattagcagtggtggtgggagcaaacctactaatagccaatccaagggagtagctgggctcactattggtaacttagttggggttggccttgttagggaggccacagaggctgtgttagtctctgagggggctattgatttagccaccttagttgcttgtccccttaatatggataagtacacgcagctacccctaataaatggtgttgaggttcaggcctacagggacacaggtgccagtgtcacaatggtgatagagaaactggtccaccctgaacaacacctacttggtcaccagtaccaagtaaccgatgctcacaacaacacacttagccaccccatggctgttgttaatctcaactggggggggtttactggtccaaagaaagttgtggtagccactgaattaccggtAGATTGCTTActtggcaatgatttggagacatcagtttgggctgaagtggagttggaggctcatgcagcaatgctgggcatcccagggcatatttttgctttaaccagggctcaggccaaaaagcaaaaaggacacggaaacttggatcctggaacaatggaccaagtgctcccaaaaactagggctagtagaagcaagccacttcctactatccctccctctacagtggattcaacttcagaggaagaagaattccctccctgtgcagaacctacaccagaggagcttgaagcagacactgctgagcttttgggtgaagggggactgccagggaggagctgagtgtggcacagcaaccctgtcccacattagagggtttgagacagcaagctgtcaaacagcagaatggggatgtcagtggcagtcatagggtgtattgggaagacaacctattgaacacagagtcaagggacccaaaacctggagcagccaggagattggtcattccgcTGCAGTACAGACAGTTTCTTCTTACcatagcacatgacattcctttggctgggcatttgggccagaacaaaacttgggacaggcgtgttccattgtttcactggccacaCATGTCAGAGGACAGTTAAGAGTTTTGCCGCTCTTGtatgacctgtcaagccagtggcaagacaggtggcactccaaaggcccccttaattccacttcctgtggttggggtgccctttgaaagggtaggggttgacatagttggccccctcgaccctccaacagcttcaggcaataggtttaccttggtggtagtggaccatgccacaagacatcctgaagctattcccttaaggaccactacagcacctgcagtggcaaaggccctcctgggaatgttttccagggtgggctttcctaaggaagtggtgtcagacagaggtagtaacttcatgtctgcatacctgaaaggaGTGTGGAAGGAGTACTTTTGGGGTTAAatgcaatactggtaccagtttggatttatcatcctgagctgtttgataccaaacaacccagggtgcagagtggccatcatgtagctggggaactcgtgtttgacacgtgtccagtacatgtacttaacacGGATGCTCTATacactcactatgtcccaagtttggcaaggacacagtgggggcatgctGCTCATGCAATTCTACCCTCACACATAGTATGATGCACCCAATTGAGCCAAACATCACAACAGATTAAGGGAAAGAGCTCTGGTCaggaaacctgtttagcaggggccctgggccctACAGTTTCTAGGACACATCACCACCAGGCACAAAGTGGTGGCTAACCATGCaagaagaggcctcctctcacaaggGGCACATTAACAGAGGCTGAGATCAGAAGTGGGGGGACACCTTAACAGAGGCAGAGAAGTGAGGGGGGCACATTAACAGAGGCTGAGAAGAGAAGTGCAGGGGCACATTAACAGGGGTAGAGATAAGAAGTGAGGGGTCACAATAACAAAAATCTGATGAGAAAAGAAGGGGCACATTAACAGAGCAAGACTTGAATGTTTCACCTCTTTCCCAGCATCCCATGATCCAAAAATTGACTATGTTTTCTTTCCTCCAGGTTCTACCCTAGCAGGTGCTCCCCTGTCGTGGATGCAAGAGCGTCAGTTACTGCTGCATGTGACAAGGTATGTATCTGAACATAAGCCCCTACTCCTCAAGAATCATCTGCAAAGGAATGTAAGTTGAACACATGCAGCACAATCCGAGCCACCCTAGAGAGGGCCCTGTAAAGGATCAAATGTTCCCTTGACTCAGTCACCACTGAGACTGTTTGGTCCATAGAGATATCAACTGGCCCCACTTTTGCAGCTGTGAAGAAGTTGCAAGGCTTCCAGGGGGGGCTGCTGATTCAACCAGACTGACCATCTGCTGCCCTGGCTTTGATTTCCAGCCAACTATAAACAGTGACCACTACATTGTTCTTCTTACATCATTTCAGCAAGTCTTGCATCATTCCAGCAGGACAAGTTAATACCAGAAACAGAAGCCACCTGTTCCTGAAAACTCCTAAAGCCAGAGAAAGCAAATCCTCAAAGCAAGGTTTCTCTTCCTTCACTCCGAAACTGTGGAGCTCCATGCTGGAGAacataagaaaaaaaacattatttttctataATCTATAAAAAAAGTCTTCAGAAATTCTCTCTCAGATGAACTTGGCTTCTAGGGTTCATCTTGGGCAAGTCTTGCAACAAGCATCTTTTCTATTAGGACCTTCTTTGTGACTTTGCTACCAAGTTATTTTGTAATGCTACCTGTGAAGTGATCCTGCAGCTTGAGGCTAGGTATTTCAAacatataaattaatttaaaaaaagaggttAATTTGCACAGGGTTATTACATTTGAAGATACACAGACAAGCTTTGTTTACTGTAAGTTCTGTTTTGGGTTCTTACCAGAGCTCGGTGCACTTGTGCAGAACGGGGCCCAGTTTTGACAGTCCCTCTTGGGAGATGATGCAGGACTGGAGGTTGAGGGTCTCGATGCTGTCACAGGAGCGGAAGGCCCAGGCCAAGACAAAGCAGTCCACTGGTGAAAGGGTCATTTTGCTCAAGTTTATCTGTTTTATCTTTGAAACAATGGCTTGGGTCAGGCCTGTGTTCTGGCACTCATAGAGACAATGGAAGGCATTAAGGCGCTTTCTCTTATTGCGCGTCTTCCTTTCCAGCTTTTTCTTCACCCAGTCGATGACGTGACATGTGGTATCATGCGGCATCTCTCCGAAGAAGGGGGCAAGCTTCCTGTACCTTGGGCAGGAGAGACCGGCAAAGAAGCGGAGGAAGATTTCATAGCGCCCATCCTTGATGTCACTGTCTCGGTCTAGGAGAGTGGTGACCTGCTCTGGAGGGGTGTGGATGAACTTTGTGAGAGCAGCTATGAACTCCTGGACAGTGAGGTGGAAGAAGGTATAGGCCTCGTTCTGCAGGCAGGTCTCCATCTGCAGAATCTCCATCAGGAACCCGGAGAGGAACTGAGACGGCTCCAGGTGCTGGCTCTCCAGGTGGCTTTTATTGAACACGATGATCCTGCTGGAAACGCCCTCGTAGGCCATGTTGCCAAGGTTCCTGAGAACATCTTTAGAGCGGCCACTCTCCCGCGGGTGGTTCTGTAGGATGTTGTAGATGTAACTGGAGAAGAGCTCAGTGATGGTCCTGGGGCGTGGGTGGACGGCTCCACTGCCTTCCCTGAAGGTGGTCTCCAGGGAggaacagatgatacagcagtacGAGGGGTTGTAGCACATGGTGTACAGGATGTCATTCTGCTCCACGTATTTAAAGGCTTCCTCACCCATCTTTTCATCTTCAAAAAAGTTCAGAAAGTATTTTTTCCTTTGCTCAGCATTGAAGCCAAGAATTTCTGCATGGAGGTGGATGACTGACTTTTTGAGGCTCTTCAGGACAGTGGGGCGCGTAGTGATTAAGACTGAGCTGCTGCCGAGCATGTCCCCTTGGACAAGATAGCGGACAATGTCTGCGATTGGGCAGAAGCTGTTAGGGTCTGGACAGACACGGACACCAGACTTGCCTCCTGTGGATTTCGAGAAGGTGATGCTACTTCGAAACTCATCTAACCCATCGAAGATGAAGAGAAGGCTGGAGGGATCTGCGAGGATCTTGTCTAGATGCTCACTAAGATACGGATAGGAATCCAAAATCAATATTCGGAGGTTGGTTTCACAATAATAGTTTAAATCTCTAAATTtgaagtgaaaaatgaaatggAATTCATCATAAATCTTCCCGCTTGCCCAATCATAGACGATCTTCTGGAGTAACGTGGTTTTCCCAATGCCAGCAACACCGCTGATGGCCACCGAGGTGGACCTGCTCTCCGTCCCAAAGCTACTGTGGAAGATCTGATGATGTTGGATGGTCTCCAGCTCCTTGCTGAGGGCCTTCTGCCTCCACGTCTCGTGGTCCCGGCCCCGGGCCAGCAGCTCGTGCTCCACCACTTTCATTTCTCGGAGAGAGGAGATGACTACCAGGTCTGTGTATTGATCCTCCAGCAGGAAAGCCCTCACCCTCTCCCTTCCTGAGATGGTGTTCACCATCAGTGTCCGGTTCCGCTCGCGCAGAGTCTCCTTGTGGCACAGGTGACAGTCTGAAATGGAACAAGGAACAGCTCTGGACATCAACACCTCATAGTACAATACTGGACACCAAATTATTCTACATCTGCATTTGTACCTAGCAGCAAACAGGACCTATATAGCAGGTCACAGAAAGCAGGATTATA
This window encodes:
- the LOC138252717 gene encoding NACHT, LRR and PYD domains-containing protein 3-like; translation: MAGLGVEDVLTSSRDDIWDVAGSSLSDILASCDDISLRRLTEFLLPRLAEAMADTSVSIASMLTQQDLITQPEYQEIGCLDEKSQKKEAARQLLDVVLRKPDARAGRAMWAELSNFQSNVESCKLRALLSEISAKGASLLHEATRKVLDVRKVPDDLQDCHLCHKETLRERNRTLMVNTISGRERVRAFLLEDQYTDLVVISSLREMKVVEHELLARGRDHETWRQKALSKELETIQHHQIFHSSFGTESRSTSVAISGVAGIGKTTLLQKIVYDWASGKIYDEFHFIFHFKFRDLNYYCETNLRILILDSYPYLSEHLDKILADPSSLLFIFDGLDEFRSSITFSKSTGGKSGVRVCPDPNSFCPIADIVRYLVQGDMLGSSSVLITTRPTVLKSLKKSVIHLHAEILGFNAEQRKKYFLNFFEDEKMGEEAFKYVEQNDILYTMCYNPSYCCIICSSLETTFREGSGAVHPRPRTITELFSSYIYNILQNHPRESGRSKDVLRNLGNMAYEGVSSRIIVFNKSHLESQHLEPSQFLSGFLMEILQMETCLQNEAYTFFHLTVQEFIAALTKFIHTPPEQVTTLLDRDSDIKDGRYEIFLRFFAGLSCPRYRKLAPFFGEMPHDTTCHVIDWVKKKLERKTRNKRKRLNAFHCLYECQNTGLTQAIVSKIKQINLSKMTLSPVDCFVLAWAFRSCDSIETLNLQSCIISQEGLSKLGPVLHKCTELWLESVTLGDMGAVLLSRALNTPECRIQKLVLANNKLTDACAKDLADALQINQHLKRLWLSRNCFTSTSVVSFNHILLCCGSLKEYRIGSNPLGDLGVTMMKMALMHKDCRLQKLSLFDTGLTDAGAEELCSALSTSTHMTQLDLSRNSFTAQSTCSFVHLIAASQSLESLDLSKNRLGDAGALQLAEGLRSPECKLRKLGLRDNNLTDSGTQVFCSTLSTNLSLRRLDLCGNAFSDFSVPHLSNMIRSCTRLRDILLFGNTKMSPEGRKSLQGLNTELKGCRPKLRVML